One segment of Monomorium pharaonis isolate MP-MQ-018 chromosome 6, ASM1337386v2, whole genome shotgun sequence DNA contains the following:
- the LOC118646124 gene encoding uncharacterized protein LOC118646124 produces MVFNELTETDNLAKVIWHISLHYNEKPLIFLDNLRKYSVIQKEPFIIAIFKEKVDPSVEDFLEPFVREVSHLLQNGYTINNIAYKFSIRHYILDAPARAKVKCIEHGGYCACKKCEIVGEWIDNRVTYVELDKPLRTDESFRNQEQPYHHQGHSPLLNIEAQLVSQFRLDGLHLIDLGVFKRFLLALRKWNGPWKLHHNTVAAISRELEMLRDLCPSDFNRLPKPFEHFSYMKVCSIKIFNT; encoded by the exons atgGTTTTTAATGAGTTAACGGAAACTGATAACTTAGCGAAAGTTATTTGGCACATTTCTCTTCATTATAATGAAAAgccattaatatttttagataactTGCGCAAGTACTCTGTTATACAGAAAGAACCTTTTATCAttgcaatatttaaagaaaaagtcgATCCTAGTGTTGAAGATTTTCTTGAGCCTTTTGTGAGAGAAGTTAGTCATTTACTTCAAAATGGTTatacaatcaataatattgcttataaattttctattagaCATTATATTTTGGATGCTCCAGCTCGTGCAAAAGTAAAATGTATTGAGCATGGAGGGTATTGCGCTTGTAAAAAGTGTGAGATTGTAGGAGAGTGGATTGACAATCGCGTGACATATGTAGAGCTTGATAAGCCTTTAAGAACTGATGAATCATTTCGTAACCAGGAGCAACCATATCACCATCAGGGTCATTCTCCATTGCTTAACATTGAAGCTCAATTGGTATCTCAATTTCGTCTGGATGGACTACATCTTATTGATTTAGGAGTTTTTAAGAGATTTCTCTTAGCCCTTCGAAAATGGAATGGACCTTGGAAGTTGCACCATAATACTGTTGCAGCTATTTCTCGTGAGCTGGAAATGCTAAGGGACTTATGTCCATCAGATTTTAATAGACTTCCAAAACCTTTTGAACACTTTTCTTACATGAAAG tttgtagtattaaaatttttaacacatgA